A region from the Candidatus Electrothrix scaldis genome encodes:
- a CDS encoding NACHT domain-containing protein — translation MHNVSPSFQETLAQREFRQAYQEKLHEVYSFHEALGLMDLGEDKKISLRDIFVPLRFSREELSESRDWEDKEGTFSLLHILKQHRHIVLSGRPGSGKTTVSRMIINLLTAKSLTSFTKQCGRRIPLYFKLRDYQLSTISSPEVLLDQFVRSQSRILEYEISREHLEFYLQQGWCFIILDGVDEVGGWKTRLRIRRFVINHFMAFHKDNYLLVTSRPAGLERVPFTAYLDKKEERAQKHLPALYYVDSFNKQQTGEFCQKWFALREENPKTVQKKADEFRDSIEKIKSLAVLKRRPVFLTMMAHIHTTKGKLPHSRAKAYEYMVDAYIEHIDITRRLHKEMYPDEHYDEWTFEDKIKLLEGIAYKLQCAEAKGKDKDKHKQDDDAVIVVSRQELLDIIKDIIQERKEGWQTIKPEHAESLLSFYLTRTGLLHEPEEERIQFSHLSFQEYLTARYIYRRVIENFFQAAAILKEEILGRLTKALFPKWSETLLLFFSLNKAATTDILKNFQNEVKELKEESEENEYFHILVMKMLDSEEYGIKDSDLGYWTRVCVEYIVRADRLNDRDKDGEIRRDNRGFELVRKYFLSEDREGRVEDTRGVLHDLFDQYFQTIQEGQYDVREGRCLENVLYFISSPSILDNSFQEKIVKAVSVLLDRERYGLQFLAAMELFNDQFNEIVEPVAAVYTIDEAMVCKDYVGKSLNHQLSQNNSRKYWLNIFLRWAMWLENLSVFSLIEPVLREKFLSEEFFQNIFYAESSTQLQQLDKGFSVFFNNTWWMNVWAVHDFGYSGVNKQYLRRTQAISFLDRIIRHQERMYLLSLLNNEDLTSSLPQHNALKLIVKKMESGRTLKKGSTGWNVLAILLSANAFRYSDIEHDQNGNRYDYLWTTYEELQHIYTLLQKPEALYEHLKEISTSIIDKPTFLEQYKEYDEKPYSMRHMAKTVLDRGKENYPDSDNEKILKKCQELVERVVRQVEAEKKAEA, via the coding sequence ATGCATAACGTCTCCCCCTCCTTTCAGGAAACGCTTGCTCAACGCGAATTCCGGCAGGCCTATCAGGAAAAATTGCATGAGGTCTACAGTTTTCATGAAGCCCTCGGGCTTATGGATCTGGGAGAAGATAAAAAGATATCACTTCGGGATATCTTTGTTCCTCTCAGGTTCAGCAGAGAAGAGTTGAGCGAAAGCAGAGACTGGGAGGATAAAGAGGGAACTTTTTCCTTGCTCCATATCCTCAAACAACACCGCCATATCGTGCTTTCAGGAAGGCCGGGCAGTGGCAAGACCACGGTTTCCCGGATGATCATCAACCTGTTGACAGCCAAGTCTTTGACCAGCTTTACCAAGCAATGTGGTCGAAGAATTCCCCTGTATTTCAAATTACGTGATTACCAGCTCAGTACCATATCCTCTCCTGAAGTTTTGCTGGATCAGTTTGTCCGTTCGCAGAGCCGGATTCTAGAGTATGAGATCTCCAGAGAACACTTAGAGTTTTATCTGCAACAAGGCTGGTGTTTCATTATCCTGGACGGTGTAGATGAGGTCGGAGGATGGAAAACGCGCTTGCGAATCAGGAGATTTGTCATAAACCACTTTATGGCCTTTCACAAGGACAATTACCTGCTGGTAACCAGTCGGCCTGCGGGTTTGGAACGGGTTCCGTTTACTGCCTACCTTGATAAAAAAGAAGAGAGAGCGCAAAAACACCTCCCTGCCCTGTATTACGTAGATTCTTTTAATAAGCAGCAGACCGGTGAGTTCTGCCAAAAATGGTTTGCCCTGCGGGAAGAGAATCCGAAAACCGTGCAGAAAAAGGCGGATGAGTTTCGTGATTCCATAGAAAAGATCAAAAGCCTGGCCGTGCTCAAGAGGCGACCGGTCTTCCTGACCATGATGGCCCATATCCACACCACCAAAGGGAAACTGCCCCATTCCAGGGCCAAGGCCTATGAATATATGGTGGATGCCTATATTGAGCATATTGATATTACCCGTCGTCTTCATAAGGAGATGTACCCGGACGAGCATTATGATGAGTGGACCTTTGAGGATAAGATCAAATTGCTGGAAGGTATCGCCTATAAGCTGCAATGCGCTGAGGCCAAAGGAAAAGACAAGGACAAACATAAACAGGATGATGATGCTGTTATTGTTGTGAGTCGCCAGGAGTTGCTCGATATTATTAAAGATATCATTCAGGAGAGAAAAGAGGGCTGGCAAACGATTAAGCCGGAACATGCGGAATCTCTGCTCAGTTTTTATTTGACCAGAACCGGCCTGCTTCATGAGCCAGAGGAGGAACGGATTCAGTTCTCTCACCTCAGCTTTCAGGAATACCTGACAGCCCGTTATATTTACCGGCGGGTGATTGAAAATTTTTTCCAGGCAGCGGCGATACTGAAAGAAGAGATACTGGGGCGATTGACTAAGGCTTTATTTCCTAAGTGGAGCGAGACCCTGCTGTTATTTTTCAGTTTGAATAAGGCGGCAACCACGGATATTCTCAAGAATTTTCAGAATGAGGTGAAGGAGCTAAAAGAAGAGAGCGAGGAGAATGAGTATTTCCATATTCTGGTGATGAAAATGCTGGATTCTGAGGAATACGGGATAAAGGATTCGGATCTGGGGTACTGGACAAGGGTATGTGTTGAGTATATTGTCAGAGCTGATCGATTGAATGATCGAGATAAAGACGGTGAGATAAGACGAGACAATAGGGGATTCGAGTTGGTTCGAAAGTATTTCCTTTCCGAGGATCGGGAAGGCAGAGTAGAGGATACACGAGGAGTGCTGCATGATCTCTTTGATCAATATTTTCAGACTATCCAGGAAGGACAATATGATGTCCGAGAAGGCAGGTGTTTGGAGAACGTCCTTTATTTTATCTCCAGTCCTTCGATACTCGATAATTCTTTTCAGGAAAAGATAGTAAAGGCTGTGTCGGTGCTACTGGACAGAGAGCGTTACGGCTTACAGTTTCTGGCTGCTATGGAGCTCTTCAACGACCAGTTCAATGAAATTGTCGAACCTGTGGCTGCTGTGTATACCATTGACGAGGCAATGGTTTGTAAGGATTATGTCGGAAAATCATTGAATCACCAGCTGTCCCAGAATAACAGCAGGAAATACTGGTTAAATATTTTTCTCAGATGGGCAATGTGGCTGGAGAATTTATCAGTTTTTTCTTTGATCGAACCTGTCTTAAGGGAAAAATTTTTATCCGAAGAGTTTTTTCAAAATATTTTTTATGCTGAATCATCCACACAACTACAACAACTTGACAAAGGGTTTTCTGTTTTTTTCAATAATACTTGGTGGATGAATGTATGGGCTGTGCATGATTTCGGCTATTCGGGTGTAAATAAACAATATCTTCGCCGAACCCAAGCAATTTCTTTCCTTGATCGAATAATACGTCATCAAGAGAGGATGTACCTCCTGTCATTACTTAATAATGAGGATCTAACCAGCTCATTACCTCAGCATAATGCATTAAAACTTATAGTAAAGAAAATGGAATCAGGCAGAACCCTTAAAAAGGGCAGCACAGGATGGAACGTATTGGCAATTCTCTTATCAGCCAACGCCTTCCGCTATTCCGACATAGAACACGACCAGAACGGCAACCGGTACGACTACCTCTGGACCACCTACGAAGAACTCCAACACATCTATACCCTTCTGCAAAAACCGGAAGCCCTGTACGAGCACCTGAAAGAAATATCCACCTCAATTATTGATAAACCAACATTCCTTGAGCAATATAAAGAATACGACGAGAAACCCTATTCCATGCGCCATATGGCTAAAACCGTACTGGATCGGGGCAAAGAAAACTACCCGGACAGCGATAACGAAAAAATACTCAAAAAATGCCAGGAACTGGTGGAACGGGTTGTCCGGCAGGTGGAGGCTGAGAAAAAGGCTGAAGCGTGA
- a CDS encoding glycerol-3-phosphate acyltransferase, with product MLSGLLMVLAAYLVGSISTGYILVYFTRGIDIRATGSGSSGARNVGRVLGRWGFYLTLLGDILKGMLVVFVAELFDHPPLLIGAAAVAVIVGHIWPLWLRFRGGKGIATSLGVFAALDYTLLVLGGGVMLLVYLLSRNFLVSWGTAFLLLPLLTCILGYPVHISVSLVFAVAAVLYAHKTNISAAFTSSV from the coding sequence ATGCTCTCTGGCCTGCTGATGGTACTTGCTGCGTATCTGGTCGGTAGCATCAGCACGGGCTACATTCTGGTTTATTTTACCCGTGGCATTGATATCCGCGCTACCGGAAGCGGGAGCTCCGGGGCCCGCAATGTGGGGCGAGTCCTTGGGCGCTGGGGATTTTATCTGACCCTGCTTGGTGATATTCTCAAGGGGATGCTGGTGGTCTTTGTCGCAGAGTTGTTTGATCATCCTCCTTTACTTATCGGCGCGGCGGCTGTTGCGGTGATCGTTGGTCATATCTGGCCGCTGTGGCTCAGGTTTCGAGGGGGAAAGGGGATAGCAACCAGCCTTGGGGTCTTTGCTGCCCTGGATTACACCCTTCTTGTGCTGGGTGGTGGGGTTATGCTCCTGGTCTACCTGCTGAGCCGTAATTTTCTCGTGAGTTGGGGGACTGCTTTTCTCCTGCTGCCCTTGCTTACCTGTATTTTGGGATATCCTGTGCATATCTCAGTCTCGCTTGTCTTTGCTGTTGCTGCGGTCTTGTACGCCCATAAGACAAACATCAGCGCAGCCTTTACTTCCTCAGTATAA
- a CDS encoding aminotransferase class V-fold PLP-dependent enzyme has product MTDTSSLTFKVASEEWEFEQIHELNYQTFVEEIPQHEENARGRLVDKFHQENTYVICLNGEDLLGMIALRDKRPLSLDAKLDDLDSYLPPFKSILEYRLLAVRKENRNTAIFAGIMKKAFYMALQGGYDIAVISGTTRQERLYRHLGFQPFGPLVGPSDALYQPMYIDLASALRLKQKSQVLHSSRGAEGEQVLFNYLPGPVAVADAVLEANSGRPVSHRNTSFVERVTAFRKMLSNKLNTDQVQIMAGSGTLANDVVAAHLALLPGKGLVLVNGEFGERLRDHALRAGLDFIAVEAEWGQTFSREALDAALRDTPRLAWVWAVHCETSTGVLNNLEMLRRLCREHRLRLCLDAISSIGSCPVDLHEVYLATATSGKGIGSLPGLALVFSRYDLVSGEQRLSRYFDLSYYESKQGIPFTISSNAVEALITAVEKGNWLTHFEKVRQWSEELRDELEVLGLPVLADRQCRAPHVTTIALPPSLSSQTLGDHLAEEGILVSYRSEYLLARNYIQVCFMGECQRPTGMMSYFLRKAVGNAGADPSVSMEED; this is encoded by the coding sequence ATGACAGACACCTCTTCTCTGACCTTTAAAGTCGCTTCCGAGGAGTGGGAGTTTGAGCAGATTCATGAGCTGAATTACCAGACCTTTGTGGAGGAGATACCCCAGCACGAGGAGAATGCACGTGGCCGCCTAGTGGATAAGTTTCACCAGGAAAATACCTACGTGATCTGTCTGAATGGTGAGGACCTGTTGGGAATGATTGCCCTGCGGGACAAGAGGCCCTTGTCACTTGATGCCAAGCTGGATGATCTGGATTCTTATTTGCCGCCCTTCAAATCAATCCTTGAGTATCGGCTACTGGCGGTCAGAAAAGAGAATCGCAACACTGCCATCTTTGCCGGTATCATGAAAAAGGCCTTTTATATGGCCTTGCAGGGCGGATACGATATCGCTGTGATTTCCGGCACAACCCGTCAGGAACGGCTGTACAGACATTTGGGTTTTCAGCCTTTTGGTCCGCTGGTGGGCCCGAGTGATGCCCTGTACCAACCCATGTATATAGATCTTGCTTCGGCACTCAGGCTGAAGCAGAAGTCCCAGGTGCTGCATTCCAGCAGAGGGGCTGAGGGGGAGCAGGTCCTGTTTAACTACCTGCCCGGTCCGGTTGCCGTTGCGGATGCCGTGCTGGAGGCAAACTCCGGGAGGCCGGTTTCCCATCGCAATACCTCCTTTGTGGAGCGCGTTACAGCCTTCCGTAAGATGTTGAGTAACAAGCTGAACACCGATCAGGTTCAGATTATGGCTGGTTCCGGGACCTTGGCCAATGATGTGGTGGCCGCGCATCTGGCTTTGCTGCCGGGAAAGGGTTTGGTACTGGTCAACGGTGAGTTCGGCGAGCGCCTGCGGGATCATGCTCTCCGGGCAGGACTGGATTTTATTGCGGTAGAGGCAGAGTGGGGGCAGACTTTTTCCAGAGAAGCTCTTGATGCTGCTCTTCGAGATACCCCGAGGCTTGCATGGGTCTGGGCGGTTCATTGCGAGACCTCCACCGGGGTGCTGAACAATCTTGAGATGCTGCGTCGCCTTTGCCGAGAACATAGGCTGAGGCTTTGCCTGGATGCAATCAGTAGTATCGGCTCCTGCCCGGTTGATCTGCATGAAGTCTATCTTGCCACGGCAACCAGCGGCAAGGGCATCGGTTCTCTGCCGGGCTTGGCCCTTGTTTTCTCCCGTTATGATCTTGTTTCTGGAGAGCAGCGTCTTTCGAGATATTTTGACCTCAGTTATTACGAGAGCAAGCAGGGAATTCCGTTTACCATTTCATCTAATGCGGTTGAGGCCCTGATCACAGCAGTGGAAAAGGGTAACTGGCTGACGCATTTTGAGAAAGTCCGGCAATGGTCCGAGGAACTCCGTGATGAACTTGAGGTGCTCGGGCTTCCCGTGCTGGCGGACAGGCAATGTCGTGCCCCGCATGTCACCACGATTGCTCTGCCGCCATCGCTTTCATCGCAGACCTTGGGCGATCATTTGGCGGAAGAGGGCATTCTGGTGAGTTATAGGAGTGAGTATCTGCTTGCCAGGAATTATATTCAGGTCTGTTTTATGGGAGAATGCCAAAGACCAACCGGGATGATGTCCTATTTTCTGCGCAAGGCGGTAGGGAATGCAGGGGCTGATCCATCTGTTTCTATGGAGGAAGACTGA
- the trpB gene encoding tryptophan synthase subunit beta encodes MKKGYFGQWGGAFIPEVLHQTFAELHKAYAAARADEKFWQEYVDLMSNYSCRPTPLTFAENLSDHLGGARIYIKREDLNHTGAHKANNVMGQGLLVKRMGKKRVIAETGAGQHGVATATMAARFGFDCTIYMGEVDVARQRPNVFWMEKLGATVVPVKDGSRTLKDAINEAFRDWVTHMDNTHYVFGTACGPAPFPEMVSWFQSIVGIEANKQIKDQHGKLPDRVYACVGGGSNAMGIFKGFLEHEGVELIGVEAGGKGVDTQKHAARMVGDLASPGVAQGYKTMFLQNDDGQMLETHSIAAGLDYVGVSPILADLGEKGRVRFEAATDDEVLEALKLTMRTEGIIPALESSHAFVQAIKEAPTMPRDQAIIINMSGRGDKDIFTIAHAFDDPSWKEFIIARAEEYK; translated from the coding sequence ATGAAAAAAGGATACTTCGGTCAGTGGGGTGGTGCGTTCATCCCGGAAGTGCTCCACCAGACCTTTGCAGAATTACATAAAGCCTATGCGGCGGCACGAGCCGATGAGAAATTCTGGCAGGAATATGTCGATCTGATGAGCAATTACTCCTGCCGTCCCACGCCCTTGACCTTTGCCGAAAACCTCTCTGATCATTTGGGGGGAGCGCGGATCTATATCAAGCGGGAAGACCTGAACCACACCGGTGCCCATAAGGCCAATAACGTAATGGGACAGGGCCTGCTGGTCAAGCGCATGGGTAAGAAACGGGTCATAGCCGAGACCGGGGCAGGGCAGCACGGTGTTGCTACCGCGACGATGGCGGCACGATTCGGGTTTGACTGCACCATCTATATGGGTGAAGTGGACGTGGCCCGTCAGCGGCCCAATGTTTTCTGGATGGAAAAGCTTGGCGCAACCGTGGTGCCGGTCAAGGATGGTTCCAGAACCCTGAAGGATGCCATTAATGAGGCATTCCGTGACTGGGTCACTCATATGGACAATACCCATTATGTCTTTGGCACGGCCTGCGGACCAGCTCCTTTCCCGGAAATGGTTTCCTGGTTCCAGTCCATTGTGGGGATTGAGGCCAATAAACAGATCAAGGATCAGCATGGCAAATTACCTGATCGGGTTTATGCCTGTGTGGGCGGTGGCTCCAATGCAATGGGCATTTTTAAAGGCTTTTTGGAGCATGAGGGCGTTGAGCTGATCGGAGTGGAAGCCGGTGGCAAGGGCGTTGATACCCAAAAACATGCTGCCAGAATGGTGGGCGACCTGGCAAGTCCAGGGGTGGCTCAGGGATATAAGACCATGTTTCTCCAGAATGATGATGGCCAGATGCTGGAAACCCATTCCATTGCTGCAGGCTTGGATTATGTGGGCGTTTCGCCGATTCTTGCTGATCTGGGAGAAAAGGGTCGGGTCCGTTTTGAGGCGGCAACCGATGATGAGGTCCTGGAGGCTCTGAAATTGACCATGCGGACCGAGGGGATCATTCCTGCCTTGGAATCCTCCCATGCCTTTGTTCAGGCTATTAAAGAGGCCCCGACCATGCCTCGGGATCAGGCGATTATTATCAATATGTCCGGTCGTGGGGATAAGGATATCTTCACCATTGCCCACGCCTTTGATGATCCTTCCTGGAAGGAGTTTATTATTGCTCGGGCTGAGGAGTACAAGTAA
- a CDS encoding PD-(D/E)XK nuclease family transposase has product METGGRYINLFTEYGFKKIFGDHANKKLLLDFLNGLLREEQGEIQDLHYLKTEQLALFRKDTVDLCCENEKGEEFIVGLRKSKYNFFSGRAHYCSSLPIWEQERRKKWDFGLKAVYTVAILNFAFDEDKDCPKQYRYDVKLSSIESSRAGYEKLTFIYLEMPKFTKGLDELETRLDKWLYVIANLHRLDSIPEELQDKIFGQLFEAAEISLFTKEELLAYEKGLNYSRNMRRSLDTEFAEGWDKGLQNQQIDVALEMLGEGEALDKIASFSGLELAVVKALDHRKRQ; this is encoded by the coding sequence ATGGAGACCGGAGGGCGTTACATTAATCTGTTCACTGAGTATGGATTCAAGAAGATATTCGGTGATCACGCAAATAAGAAGCTGCTGCTAGATTTTCTTAATGGATTGCTCAGAGAGGAACAAGGTGAGATACAGGATTTGCACTACCTGAAGACGGAACAGCTCGCTCTTTTCCGAAAGGATACGGTTGACCTGTGCTGTGAAAACGAGAAGGGAGAAGAGTTCATTGTCGGCTTGCGGAAAAGCAAATATAATTTTTTTTCAGGTCGAGCGCACTACTGCTCTTCCTTGCCTATTTGGGAGCAGGAAAGACGGAAAAAATGGGATTTTGGTCTGAAGGCTGTCTATACCGTGGCGATTCTTAATTTCGCCTTTGACGAGGATAAAGATTGCCCAAAGCAATACCGTTACGATGTGAAATTATCCAGTATTGAAAGCAGCCGGGCCGGTTATGAGAAACTGACCTTTATTTATCTGGAAATGCCTAAATTCACCAAGGGCTTGGATGAACTGGAGACTCGTCTGGATAAATGGTTATATGTTATCGCGAATCTGCATCGCCTTGATTCTATCCCGGAAGAGTTGCAGGATAAAATCTTTGGGCAGCTCTTTGAGGCTGCGGAGATCTCCCTTTTTACCAAAGAAGAACTGCTTGCTTATGAAAAAGGTCTGAATTACTCACGCAATATGAGGCGATCACTGGATACAGAATTTGCTGAAGGCTGGGATAAGGGGCTGCAAAACCAACAGATTGATGTTGCTTTAGAGATGTTGGGTGAAGGAGAGGCCCTGGACAAGATAGCGAGTTTTTCCGGGCTTGAGCTTGCAGTTGTGAAGGCCTTGGATCATAGGAAACGGCAGTAG
- the bioD gene encoding dethiobiotin synthase: MNKPVVVCGIDTGVGKTMVTGLLARHLMDQGKVVITQKPVQTGCKDRPEDILLHRKIMGTGWLSPDEQGLTCSYCFPLPASPHLAAERAGAEIDPAQLDAATGTLAGQVDQLIIEAAGGLMVPLTRELMLLDYLQSCSFPLILVTSPRLGSINHTLLCLEAIKNRGMELLGMVYNIYGNDYTPEIVSDSLRVFKDALKRYGFPERIVLLPDIKESRSARWDILFSQTPEKG; this comes from the coding sequence ATGAATAAACCCGTTGTTGTGTGTGGGATAGATACCGGTGTAGGAAAAACAATGGTCACCGGCCTGCTGGCCCGCCATCTGATGGATCAGGGCAAGGTGGTGATTACCCAGAAGCCGGTGCAGACCGGTTGTAAGGATCGGCCGGAAGATATCCTCCTGCATCGTAAAATTATGGGCACAGGCTGGCTTTCCCCGGACGAGCAGGGCTTAACTTGTTCCTATTGTTTCCCTCTTCCTGCCTCGCCCCATCTGGCAGCGGAGCGAGCCGGTGCGGAAATTGACCCTGCCCAGCTGGATGCAGCTACAGGAACCTTGGCCGGGCAGGTGGATCAGCTCATCATCGAGGCAGCAGGCGGCCTGATGGTTCCTTTGACCAGAGAACTTATGCTGCTGGATTATCTCCAGAGCTGCTCCTTTCCCTTGATTCTGGTGACCAGTCCCCGCCTTGGCTCTATCAATCATACCCTGCTTTGTCTTGAGGCGATTAAGAACCGGGGGATGGAATTGCTCGGGATGGTCTATAATATATACGGGAACGATTATACGCCTGAGATTGTGTCTGACTCCTTGCGGGTTTTCAAAGATGCACTGAAACGCTACGGTTTCCCGGAACGGATTGTGTTGCTACCGGATATCAAGGAGTCCCGCTCTGCCCGTTGGGACATCCTGTTTTCTCAAACTCCTGAGAAGGGATAA